The following proteins are encoded in a genomic region of Arvicanthis niloticus isolate mArvNil1 chromosome 21, mArvNil1.pat.X, whole genome shotgun sequence:
- the LOC117693351 gene encoding uncharacterized protein LOC117693351 gives MAATPLPCCDRTTWEWGIRGPAQDLGRSPRVGAHTRISHSPERRPPATGHFPFHRPPLLQVAARARGSSLARSGPGGATSSGAACGRFRSPAPRRALLRPRALSSRPAHSAACASGPPAPSRGQGRGAARGRLPGAPRTQAGSVRGGPVCSGVHGCEGRRPADGARARLGRPHPHRGALRRGEPGGHELGRGARARAAAWPLPTSSLACAAPGAPGPHAQPRPTPDPARTALRRRILQLAAARAWRERASSQPPRRARRRLPPRPRARPGPFRTRPALTCSLAQLHARRGLPRSAARKPGRDGRGGTTGAPGSVSHCTIARIPRQDSWMPMAWFVPLRHSRHCRYICGQNTQTLLSGRQTINRENRRALLPEDKCCAAE, from the exons ATGGCGGCCACACCACTTCCCTGTTGCGACCGCACAACTTGGGAGTGGGGAATCCGGGGCCCCGCGCAAGACCTGGGACGCAGTCCGCGCGTGGGAGCCCACACTCGCATTTCGCA CTCCCCTGAGCGGCGCCCGCCAGCGACAGGCCACTTTCCCTTCCACCGTCCGCCACTTCTCCAGGTCGCAGCGCGGGCGCGAGGCTCCTCCTTGGCCCGCAGCGGCCCCGGCGGCGCGACGAGCTCGGGAGCGGCATGCGGCCGGTTCCGCAGCCCCGCGCCGCGCCGCGCCCTACTCCGCCCGCGAGCCCTGAGCTCGCGCCCCGCGCACTCCGCGGCCTGCGCGTCTGGTCCTCCCGCGCCCTCCCGCGGCCAGGGGCGGGGGGCGGCGCGCGGCCGGCTCCCCGGAGCTCCGCGGACGCAGGCGGGGAGCGTGCGCGGGGGTCCCGTCTGCTCCGGGGTGCACGGCTGCGAGGGGCGGCGCCCCGCGGACGGCGCTCGGGCCCGACTCGGccgtccccacccccaccgcgGTGCACTGCGGCGCGGAGAGCCGGGCGGCCATGAACTCGGCCGCGGAGCGCGCGCGCGGGCCGCCGCCTGGCCTCTCCCCACCAGCTCGCTGGCCTGCGCGGCCCCCGGGGCGCCCGGCCCCCACGCCCAACCGCGGCCCACGCCCGATCCCGCTCGCACCGCGCTGCGCCGCCGCATCCTGCAGCTGGCTGCTGCCCGAGCTTGGCGGGAACGCGCCTCCTCTCAGCCGCCCCGCCGCGCCCGCCGCCGGCTGCCCCCGCGTCCCCGCGCCCGCCCCGGCCCTTTCCGCACCCGGCCCGCGCTTACCTGCAGCTTGGCACAGCTACACGCTCGCCGTGGGCTCCCGCGTTCGGCAGCGCGCAAGCCAGGACGGGATGGACGCGGGGGCACG ACAGGTGCCCCGGGCAGCGTCTCCCACTGTACTATCGCCCGGATACCCAGGCAGGATTCCTGGATGCCCATGGCCTGGTTCGTGCCACTGAG ACACTCCAGGCATTGCAGATACATCTGTGGACAGAACACACAGACACTTCTGTCTGGGAGGCAGACAATAAACCGGGAAAACCGTCGTGCATTGTTGCCTGAGGATAAATGCTGTGCAGCAGAGTGA